A window of the Melospiza melodia melodia isolate bMelMel2 chromosome 25, bMelMel2.pri, whole genome shotgun sequence genome harbors these coding sequences:
- the NES gene encoding nestin isoform X1: MAMLSAESLAAPRALGEESLQMWDLNKRLEAYLARVKFLEEENEVLRAEIQSSKSGRAGESWRAKYEEELRALRDALDVAFRDKCTAELARDNLYEEVQQVRSRCQKEQAAREAAKKELSLSRKELEEERRAQIWLKERAAQLEKEVQALLEVHEEEKAGLDQEIATFSHSLESFRCAPVALQPVEVEDYSKRLSEIWKGAVETYKAEVAQLEGSLCQAKENLWKAVEDNQQSQLQLQHLEKDLAGLKARKEMLEESLARQWQEQRGEAEKFQLAMEALEQEQQSLRAQIARVLEDRQQLMHLKMSLSLEVATYRTLLEAESSRLQVPAGEFRVTNGLRDLKLELGSSKASPASPEARRVLPCTPLPRVTKHPQSATLTPQSARELQKITPALRGSAASRVGGLGALPPSPPQAGRASLALSPEQESCGVEGPAWPGGDEAAMSPGMECALPRASGDSGSASLQPLGDAHRLQYPAQLVSEALEDALKEMGDDAQPQEEPTPSSTWDVRAPSPVFPTKAVPEGPGEGQEGCEDEEKVGEVMLQGLAKESSTLQDTAPSPPSVDPPLGSQEDLGAWEEEEEEEEEEEVPAVLSPRDAEMEAQEGDEDLPGQPESSWEKPEEQRTQTPSTEPSHPSEDEEEEQGDVQQEGTDGQEEKCPHREVEKCPHREVEKCPHREVEKCPHREVEKCPHREVEAAGAVLVQSHQALPTEGHLEQDFADAGQERAEQHKMPRCEVDLAAEQGREQELCPEQEPSGAPEAIPAEEPPTGAGGDAGAGEGEKAEASRELLGEEDHGVGQDPMAGEDLGAGEGSEAGEDLGAGDHEAGEDLGAEYLGAGEGSGTGEDLGAGEDRGAGEDLGAGEDLGAGEGSKLGECSEAGEDLGAEFLGAGEDLGEGEGSKLGEDHGAGDHEVGEDLEAEYLGAGEDSGTGEDFGAGEVLGAEDLGAGEGSEAEVLGAGDHEAREDSKPGEEHGVGEDLGAGEGSRLGECSEAGEDLGAEFLGAGEDLGAGEGSKIGEDHGAGEDHGAGDHEAGEDLGAEFLGAGEDLGEGEGSKLGEDRGAGEDHGAGEDHGAGEAGETLEGDSRAPEEPEELQEGEEEEQEGLEPAEEPWAQEGDHGSAQEPWEVTAGDTEGPGQPAWAGATLEREQRGGTGPAELEEAQEDDEGDARRQEMRQQQALAQAELAQLGSVAQPVPTSPGAPGHSQELAEAPGELGQVPGASTEWALEGTPRDTELAELEGSELVAPGQVPGENSEWALEEATRDPELVALGQVPGASAEWALEETPRDTEPPELESSGLVAPGQMPGEWALEETTRDTEPPELESSGLVAPGQVPGASAEWALEETPRDTEPTQLESSGLVPGEWALEETPRDTEPTQLESSELVAPGQVPGENNEWALEETPRDTEPPELESSGLVAPGQVPGEWALEETPRSPELAVGTGRRVELEDTLPDSTPLHLYQQEMPMGTPSPDPPEGKDTTGTAPVCATAQQGQGRHRPPAASAPEEEEEEGDEEEEGYFMVSAPGQEVSSSEEAEIPEDFEEIQVDTAEGGQDGLGAPGEASAGPEEGTEHLELLAAGADEGMEVPTEVPEDEEGTAELEEGPEEDPNCLGVVRPSSGGSGEPTQGATGSAEEHPEDPHEELHSTAELEEGPEEDPSSVGMVEPSSGGSGEPTQGATGSAEEHPEHLAADLDDGMEVPTEEPEVPEDEEGTAELEEGPEEDPSCFGVVGPSSGGSGEPTAWQGPEHQEDPHEELHSTAELEEGPEEDPNCFGVVGPSSRGSGEPTAWQGPEHPEDPHEELHSAAELEGDARTPGLAGQEQEEDEDEDEPSTAPHDPSKARAELQAQAGPGGAEQPLEEQPGTEEEGALGSSGSLGQGGSPEVTPDIPDTAQLPVDIVEASGILEIVEQALELNQELMGERLAEAGQGPGTRELSWDGGERPEPSWDGGERSEPSWDGGERPEPSWDGGERPEPSRDGGERPEPSRDAEEDPEVSWDAEEDSKLSRDAEEGSQLSRDAEEGSKLSQDAEEDSELYQGEGEHPKLSQDAEEDSQLSQDAEEHPEFSQDAEEHPELPWDAEEDSKLSQDAEEDPEMSRDEEEGSELSRDAGKHPELSRDAEEGSKLSRHAEEHPKLPRDAEEDPEFSQDAEEHPKLPRDAEEGSKLPRDAEEHPELPQDAEEHPKLPRDAEEDPELSRHEEEGSSLSSSSEEEPTVQEAPEGEPRAHNGLPSPEELPEFTEELLNGTSSTAPAQETPWEPSGVVPAQIASPGDGSATKPQGDGSLRGKQLSPVSPVLGEGVLSLAAQQQPCSSGDE; this comes from the exons ATGGCCATGCTGAGCGCGGAGAGTTTGGCGGCgcccagagccctgggagagGAATCGCTGCAGATGTGGGACCTCAACAAGCGCCTGGAGGCCTACCTGGCCCGCGTGAAGTTCCTGGAGGAGGAGAACGAGGTGCTGCGAGCCGAAATCCAGAGCAGCAAGAGCGGCCGGGCGGGGGAATCGTGGAGGGCCAAGTACGAGGAGGAGCTGCGAGCGCTGCGGGATGCGCTGGATGTCGCCTTCAGGGACAAATGCACGGCCGAGCTGGCCAGGGACAACCTCTACGAGGAGgtgcagcaggtgaggagcaggTGCCAGAAGGAGCAGGCAGCCCGAGAAGCAGCCAAGAAGGAGCTGTCCTtgagcaggaaggagctggaggaggagaggagagcgCAGATCTGGCTCAAGGAGAGAGCGGCGCAGCTGGAGAAGGAGGTGCAAGCCCTGCTGGAGGTGCACGAGGAGGAGAAAGCGGGGCTGGACCAGGAGATCGCCACTTTCTCGCACAGCCTGGAGAGTTTCCGCTGtgcccccgtggccctgcagcccgTGGAGGTGGAGGATTACTCCAAGAGGCTCTCGGAGATCTGGAAAGGGGCGGTGGAGACCTACAAGGCAGAGGTGGCTCAGCTGGAAGGTTCCCTGTGCCAGGCCAAGGAGAACCTGTGGAAGGCGGTGGAGGACAACCAGCAgagccagctgcagctgcagcacctggagaAGGACCTGGCGGGGCTCAAAGCTCGCAAGGAGATGCTGGAGGAGAGCCTGGCCCGGCAGTGGCAGGAGCAGCGCGGGGAGGCGGAAAAGTTCCAG CTGGCCATGGAggccctggagcaggagcagcagagcctgcGGGCGCAGATCGCGCGGGTGCTGGAGGACAGGCAGCAGCTGATGCACCTCAAGATGTCCCTGAGCCTGGAAGTGGCGACCTACAG GACCCTGCTGGAAGCCGAGAGCAGCCGCCTGCAGGTGCCCGCCGGGGAATTCAGGGTGACAAACGGGCTGAGAG ATCTCAAACTggagctgggcagcagcaaaGCATCGCCAGCGAGCCCCGAGGCCAGGCGGGTGCTGCcctgcacccccttgcccaggGTGACCAAACACCCCCAAAGTGCCACCCTGACACCCCAAAGCGCCAGGGAGCTCCAGAAAATCACCCCAGCCCTCCGTGGCAGTGCCGCCAGCAGGGttggggggctgggggctctcccacccagcccgccccaggcaggcagagcctccctcGCCCTCTCCCCCGAGCAGGAGAGCTGTGGGGTGGaaggcccagcctggccaggaGGAGATGAGGCAGCAATGAGCCCAGGGATGGAgtgtgccctgcccagagcctctggggacagtggcagtgccagcctgcagcccctgggagATGCCCACAGACTGCAGTACCCGGCCCAGCTGGTCAGCGAGGCGCTGGAGGACGCCCTCAAGGAGATGGGAGATGATGCCCAGCCCCAAGAGGAGCCCACGCCCAGCTCCACGTGGGATGTCCGTGCTCCCAGCCCCGTTTTCCCCACCAAGGCTGTGCCAGAGGGGCctggggaagggcaggagggatgtgaggatgaggagaaggTTGGGGAGGTGATGCTCCAGGGGCTGGCGAAGGAGAGCAGCaccctgcaggacacagctccatccccaccaAGCGTGGACCCTCCCTTGGGGAGCCAGGAAGATCTGGGAgcatgggaggaagaggaagaggaggaagaggaggaagaggtccctgctgtgctgagcccaAGGGATGCAGAAATGGAGGCCCAGGAAGGGGATGAGGACCTGCCTGGGCAGCCAGAGAGCAGCTGGGAAAAGCCAGAGGAGCAAAGGACACAAACCCCCAGCACGGAGCCTTCACACCCCtccgaggatgaggaggaggagcagggagatgtCCAGCAGGAAGGAACAGATGGGCAAGAGGAGAAATGTCCCCACAGAGAAGTGGAGAAATGTCCCCACAGAGAAGTGGAGAAATGTCCCCACAGAGAAGTGGAGAAATGTCCCCACAGAGAAGTGGAGAAATGTCCCCACAGAGaagtggaagctgctggtgctgtCCTCGTTCAAAGCCACCAGGCTCTGCCCACAGaaggtcacctggagcaggactTTGCTGATGCGGGGCAGGAAAGGGCTGAGCAGCACAAAATGCCCAGGTGTGAGGTggacctggctgcagagcagggaagggagcaggagctgtgcccgGAGCAGGAGCCCTCGGGTGCCCCTGAGGCCATCCCAGCAGAGGAGCCTCCCACGGGAGCTGGAGGAGATgctggggcaggggagggggagaaggcagaggccagcagggagctgctgggagaggaggatcaCGGGGTGGGACAGGACCCCATGGCAGGAGAAGACCTTGGGGCAGGAGAAGGCTCTGAGGCAGGAGAAGATCTTGGGGCAGGAGACCATGAGGCAGGAGAAGATCTTGGAGCAGAATATCTTGGGGCAGGAGAAGGCTCTGGGACAGGAGAAGATCTTGGGGCAGGAGAAGACCGTGGAGCAGGAGAAGATCTTGGGGCAGGAGAAGATCTTGGGGCAGGAGAAGGCTCCAAGTTAGGAGAATGCTCTGAGGCAGGAGAAGATCTTGGGGCAGAATTTCTTGGGGCAGGAGAAGATCTTGGGGAAGGAGAAGGTTCCAAGTTAGGAGAAGACCATGGGGCAGGAGACCATGAGGTAGGAGAAGATCTTGAGGCAGAATATCTTGGGGCAGGAGAAGACTCTGGGACAGGAGAAGATTTTGGGGCAGGAGAAGTTCTTGGGGCAGAAGATCTTGGGGCAGGAGAAGGCTCTGAGGCAGAAGTTCTTGGGGCAGGAGACCATGAGGCACGAGAAGACTCCAAGCCAGGAGAAGAGCATGGGGTAGGAGAAGATCTTGGggcaggagaaggctccaggttAGGAGAATGCTCTGAGGCAGGAGAAGATCTCGGGGCAGAATTTCTTGGGGCAGGAGAAGATCTTGGGGCAGGAGAAGGCTCCAAGATAGGAGAAGACCATGGGGCAGGAGAAGACCATGGGGCAGGAGACCATGAGGCAGGAGAAGATCTTGGGGCAGAATTTCTTGGGGCAGGAGAAGATCTTGGGGAAGGAGAAGGTTCCAAGTTAGGAGAAGACCGTGGGGCAGGAGAAGACCATGGGGCAGGAGAAGACCATGGGGCAGGAGAGGCAGGTGAGACCCTGGagggggacagcagagccccagaggagcctgaggagctgcaggaaggagaggaggaggaacaggaggggctggagccagcagaggagccctgggcacaggagggTGACCATGGCAGTGCCCAAGAGCCCTGGGAGGTGACAgcaggggacacggagggacCAGGACAGCCAGCCTGGGCGGGTGCCACGCTGGAAAGGGAGCAGAGAGGTGGCACAGggccagcagagctggaggaggccCAGGAGGATGACGAAGGAGATGCCAGGAGGCAGGAGATGAGGCAGCAGCAGGCGCTGGCACAggctgagctggcacagctgggcagcgtggcacagcctgtgccaacctctcctggtgcccctgggcacagccaggagctggcagaggctccaggggagctggggcaggtgcCAGGTGCCAGCACTGAGTGGGCATTAGAGGGGACCCCCAGAGACacggagctggcagagctggagggctcagagctggtggcacctgggcaggTGCCAGGTGAGAACAGCGAGTGGGCATTGGAGGAAGCCACCAGAGATCcagagctggtggcactggggcaaGTGCCAGGTGCCAGCGCTGAGTGGGCATTAGAGGAGACCCCCAGAGACACAGAGCCCCCAGAATTGGAGAGCTCAGGGCTGGTGGCACCGGGGCAAATGCcaggtgagtgggcattggaggAAACCACCAGAGACACAGAACCCCCAGAATTGGAGAGCTCAGGGCTGGTGGCACCGGGACAGGTGCCAGGTGCCAGTGCTGAGTGGGCACTGGAGGAAACCCCCAGAGACACAGAACCCACACAACTGGAGAGCTCAGGGCTGGTGCCAGGTGAGTGGGCATTAGAGGAGACCCCCAGAGACACAGAACCCACACAActggagagctcagagctggtggcacctgggcaggTGCCAGGTGAGAACAATGAGTGGGCACTGGAGGAGACCCCCAGAGACACAGAACCCCCAGAATTGGAGAGCTCAGGGCTGGTGGCACCGGGGCAGGTGCCAGGTGAGTGGGCACTGGAGGAGACCccaaggagcccagagctggcagtGGGCACGGGCAGGAGGGTGGAGCTGGAGGACACCCTGCCCGACAGCACCCCCCTGCACCTCTACCAGCAGGAGATGCCAATGGGCACACCCAGCCCAGACCCTCCAGAGGGCAAGGACACCACGGGCACAGCTCCTGTGTgtgccacagcccagcagggccaaGGGAGGCACCGGCCACCAGCTGCCAGCGcgccagaggaggaggaagaggagggtgatGAAGAGGAGGAAGGCTATTTCATGGTCTCTGCTCCCGGCCAAGAGGTGTCCAGCTCAGAGGAAGCCGAGATCCCGGAGGACTTTGAAGAAATTCAAGTGGACACAGCTGAAGGCGGCCAAGATggtctgggggctcctggggaagcatcTGCAGGGCCAGAGGAGGGCACagagcacctggagctgctggctgcaggagcagatGAGGGTATGGAGGTGCCCACTGAGGTGCCCGAGGATGAGGAGGGCACTGCTGAGCTGGAGGAAGGCCCAGAAGAAGATCCAAACTGCCTTGGGGTGGTGAGACCATCATCAGGAGGTTCTGGTGAGCCAACCCagggtgccacaggctctgcagaagAGCACCCAGAAGATCCACATGAGGAGCTCcacagcacagctgagctggAGGAAGGCCCAGAAGAAGACcccagctctgtggggatggtggAACCATCATCAGGAGGTTCTGGAGAGCCAACCCagggtgccacaggctctgcagaagAGCACCCAGAACATCTGGCTGCTGATCTAGATGATGGTATGGAGGTGCCCACTGAGGAACCTGAGGTGCCCGAGGATGAGGAGGGCACTGCTGAGCTGGAGGAAGGCCCAGAAGAAGACCCCAGCTGCtttggggtggtgggaccatCATCAGGAGGTTCTGGTGAGCCAACAGCGTGGCAGGGACCAGAGCACCAAGAAGATCCACATGAGGAGCTCcacagcacagctgagctggAGGAAGGCCCAGAAGAAGATCCAAACTGCtttggggtggtgggaccatCATCACGAGGTTCTGGTGAGCCAACAGCGTGGCAGGGACCAGAGCACCCAGAAGATCCACATGAGGAGCTCCACAGCgcagctgagctggaaggggaTGCCAGGaccccggggctggcagggcaggagcaggaggaagatgaggatgaggatgagcccAGCACGGCTCCCCACGACCCGAGCaaggccagagcagagctccaggcccaggcagggcctggtggagcagagcagcccctggaggaGCAGCCGGGCACGGAGGAGGagggagccctgggcagcagcgggagcctggggcagggaggtTCTCCAGAGGTGACCCCAGACATCCCTGACACAGCCCAGCTGCCCGTGGACATCGTGGAAGCCTCGGGGATTCTGGAGATCGTTGAGCAGGCGCTGGAGCTCAACCAGGAGCTGATGGGGGAGAGGCtggcagaggctgggcagggtCCTGGCACGAGAGAGCTGTCCTGGGATGGAGGAGAACGCCCTGAACCCTCCTGGGATGGAGGAGAACGCTCTGAACCCTCCTGGGATGGAGGAGAACGCCCTGAGCCCTCCTGGGATGGAGGAGAACGCCCTGAACCATCCCGGGATGGAGGAGAACGCCCTGAACCATCCCGGGATGCAGAAGAAGACCCTGAGGTGTcctgggatgcagaagaagactCCAAACTCTCccgggatgcagaagaaggctctCAGCTCTCCCGGGATGCAGAGGAAGGCTCCAAACTCTCCCAGGATGCAGAGGAAGACTCTGAGCTCTACCAGGGTGAAGGAGAACACCCCAAGCTCTCCCAGGATGCAGAAGAAGACTCTCAGCTCTCCCAGGATGCAGAGGAACACCCCGAGTTCTCACAGGATGCAGAGGAACACCCCGAGCTCccctgggatgcagaagaagactCCAAACTCTCTCAAGATGCAGAGGAAGACCCCGAGATGTCCCGAGATGAGGAGGAAGGCTCAGAGCTGTCCCGGGATGCAGGAAAACACCCCGAGCTGTCccgggatgcagaagaaggctcCAAACTCTCCCGGCATGCAGAGGAACACCCCAAACTCCCCAGGGATGCAGAGGAAGACCCCGAGTTCTCCCAGGATGCAGAGGAACACCCCAAACTGCCccgggatgcagaagaaggctcCAAACTCCCCCGAGATGCAGAGGAACACCCCGAGCTCCCCCAGGACGCAGAGGAACACCCCAAACTCCCCCGGGATGCAGAGGAAGACCCCGAGCTGTCCCGGCATGAGGAGGAAggctcctccttgtcctcctccagcGAGGAGGAGCCCACGGTGCAGGAGGCCCCGGAGGGCGAGCCCCGGGCTCACAACGGGCTGCCCAGCCCGGAGGAGCTGCCCGAGTTCACCGAGGAGCTGCTGAACGGCACCTCCAGCACGGCCCCGGCGCAGGAAACACCCTGGGAGCCCTCGGGGGTGGTGCCAGCGCAGATagccagccctggggatggcagtgccaccAAGCCTCAGGGGGATGGCAGCCTCAGGGGGAAGCAGCTGAGCCCCGTGTCCCCTGTTCTGGGTGAGGGTGTCCTGAGCctcgcagcccagcagcagccctgctcctcaggGGACGAGTGA